One window from the genome of Sebastes umbrosus isolate fSebUmb1 chromosome 12, fSebUmb1.pri, whole genome shotgun sequence encodes:
- the miga1 gene encoding mitoguardin 1 gives MTHETLTSSQLSVKAAALRMVDLPLSVYASLAQVSVSAGTKKLVAATAFGAVSLLFLARRFQRRKGRKKAQWEQAGFEFIPLASAENDNTSQNITLSLNSKNGFSSGLLLNAGDYRKLSGSLLSLASVKSMNSSSGSTCANESSCWDRAGEADICSVVNLPVTTPENLYLMGMDLFEEALRRWEEALTFRSRQGDDDASCASVKTGAGDAIAEQSMEDVISAEFIHRLKSLLQRAYSLQEEFEGVLCMSEPSSHSNSQDKMADILSREELDDACLRDSNSIASTDSFVSAAELSEHRELRSVLALGHHLFYEEALQMAEDGDISCRVLRTEMLECLGDIDFLAKLHCVRQACQLILCERTTRLFLADTGKKILSSIIVKAQKSPKRFEEEFEEMISFLEHTEHWENTEVELATRGVKHLNFYDIVLDFILMDSFEDLENPPISIQNVINNRWLNSSFKETAVASSCWSVMKQKRQHMKVSDGFIAHFYAVCEQISPVLAWGFLGPKSSLHDFCCFFKDQVLYFLKDIFDLDKVRYSSVESLAEDMLCLLHRRSELLVAYLGADSLRHVNGCGSPPVQLLPSALLEARV, from the exons ATGACACATGAGACCCTCACAAGCTCCCAGCTGTCTGTCAAGGCGGCTGCCCTGCGCATGGTCGACCTACCGCTGTCCGTGTACGCCTCTCTGGCACAG GTGAGTGTCAGCGCAGGCACCAAGAAGCTGGTGGCGGCCACGGCCTTCGGTGCCGTCtcgctcctcttcctcgctCGCCGCTTCCAGAGGAGGAAGGGCAGAAAGAAGGCTCAGTGGGAGCAGGCTGGCTTTGAGTTCATCCCCCTGGCCTCAGCGGAGAACG ATAACACCAGTCAAAACATCACTCTCTCCCTCAACTCCAAGAACGGCTTCTCCTCTGGTCTGCTTCTCAATGCAGGAGACTACAGGAAGCTGTCCGGGTCTCTGCTGAGCCTGGCCTCG GTAAAAAGCATGAACTCATCCAGCGGCAGCACCTGCGCAAATGAATCCAGCTGTTGGGACAGAGCGGGGGAAGCTGATATCTGCAGTGTGGTCAACTTACCTGTGACCACTCCTGAGAACCTGTACCTCATGG gtaTGGATTTATTCGAGGAGGCTCTACGGCGGTGGGAGGAAGCGCTGACATTCAGGAGCAGGCAGGGCGACGACGATGCCAGCTGTGCATCCGTCAAAACGGGAGCTGGAGACGCCATCGCTGAGCAGAGCATggag gACGTCATCAGTGCAGAGTTCATCCACAGGCTCAAGTCTCTGCTGCAGAGGGCCTACAGCCTCCAGGAGGAGTTTGAGGGAGTGTTGTGCATGTCGGAGCCCTCGTCCCACAGCAACAGCCAGG ATAAAATGGCAGACATTCTGTCCAGAGAGGAGCTGGACGACGCCTGTCTGAGAGACAGCAACAGCATCGCCTCCACCGACTCATTTGTGTCTGCTGCTGAG CTGTCGGAGCACCGGGAGCTGAGGAGCGTCCTCGCTCTGGGTCATCACCTTTTCTACGAAGAGGCGCTGCAGATGGCCGAGGATGGCGACATCTCCTGCAGGGTGCTGCG GACTGAGATGCTCGAGTGTCTCGGGGACATTGATTTCCTGGCCAAGTTGCACTGTGTGCGTCAGGCATGTCAG ctcATTTTGTGCGAGAGAACGACGCGGCTGTTTCTAGCCGACACGGGAAAGAAAATACTGTCTTCCATTATTGTTAAAGCACAGAAG AGCCCAAAGAGATTCGAGGAAGAGTTTGAGGAGATGATTTCCTTCCTGGAGCACACGGAGCACTGGGAGAACACAGAGGTGGAGCTGGCCACGCGAGGG GTGAAGCACTTGAACTTCTACGATATCGTGCTGGACTTCATCCTGATGGACTCATTCGAGGACCTGGAGAATCCACCCATCTCCATCCAGAACGTGATCAACAACCGCTGGCTCAACAGCTCCTTCAAGGAGACG GCGGTGGCATCTAGTTGTTGGTCAGTGATGAAGCAGAAGAGACAGCACATGAAG GTGTCGGACGGCTTCATCGCTCATTTCTACGCCGTGTGTGAACAGATCAGCCCCGTCCTGGCCTGGGGCTTCCTGGGGCCCAAGAGCTCCCTGCATGACTTCTGCTGCTTCTTCAAG GATCAGGTGCTGTACTTCCTGAAGGACATTTTTGACCTGGACAAAGTGCGCTACTCTTCAGTGGAGAGTCTAGCGGAGGACATGCTCTGTCTGCTGCACCGGCGCTCTGAACTGTTGGTGGCGTACCTGGGAGCCGACTCCCTGCGGCACGTCAACGGCTGCGGCTCCCCTCCGGTGCAGCTGCTGCCCAGCGCCCTGCTGGAGGCTCGGGTGTAG